The following proteins are encoded in a genomic region of Molothrus aeneus isolate 106 chromosome 14, BPBGC_Maene_1.0, whole genome shotgun sequence:
- the LOC136562690 gene encoding adrenodoxin-like, producing the protein MYKCLIKLSLHQRTAQGTGSRMAHGILGLLRPLQSRLSASRTRLVLLCAVTAQHQSPARGWAERGFSSSHQDAPGESSPEDQVTVHFINRDGERLTTTAKEGETLLEVVVNHNLAIDGFGACEGTLACSTCHLIFDKDTFQKLDAISDEELDMLDLAYGLTDTSRLGCQVCVKKSMDGVTLRVPMDVSDMRRQLEVGKQSKQ; encoded by the exons ATGTATAAATGCCTAATCAAGCTGTCCTTGCATCAGAggacagcccaggggacagggagcaggatgGCTCACGGCATCCTGGGGCTCCTGAGGCCCCTGCAGAGCAGACTGAGCGCCAGCAGAACTCGCCTGGTTCTTCTCTGTGCTGTGACTgcgcagcaccagagcccagcaaggggctgggcagagagaGGCTTCAGCTCCTCGCACCAGGATGCCCCTGGGGAGTCCAG CCCTGAGGATCAGGTGACAGTGCATTTTATAAATCGGGATGGAGAGCGACTAACGACCACAGCCAAAGAAGGGGAGACTTTGCTGGAAGTGGTAGTCAATCACAACTTGGCCATTGATGGATTTG GTGCCTGTGAAGGGACATTAGCCTGCTCTACCTGTCACCTCATCTTTGACAAGGACACCTTCCAAAAGCTTGATGCCATCTCAGATGAAGAGCTAGACATGCTGGACTTGGCATATGGGCTCACTGACAC ATCACGCCTTGGCTGCCAGGTGTGCGTTAAGAAGTCGATGGATGGTGTGACACTGAGGGTCCCCATGGATGTGTCGGACATGAGGAGGCAGCTGGAGgttggaaagcaaagcaaacagtgA
- the LOC136562795 gene encoding rho GTPase-activating protein 20-like, producing MSFGTSVIPCPVNESRADLQEKAQPGSSVEGHNEVPSSCRSNAVGKGCPRLLAARETTLSSSHSDNGLPSGVFSSPGSTFILDERVQLTVGLQTQERHLILLSDVLVIAKSKSSSSLKLKKQVHLSEVWTGTCLSEVAEKKMSPENSFVIGWPITNYVVTFSSADVKERWLSELLGHINEVKQNEYLKNLTLQIVVLDDDNGSSTTEVKVSNVETAESVMKKTLLQLGLPGRTSEHHLWVVSGKDEPAYPLIGHEYPFSIALSCLRDSADQQQRTNNNTLLADGTEASFLAQLPKEKQCQFVLKPRLQAPMQLRRESLQKHTKRKKSLIDWALRRSTSTPTGSPPSQSPTTPRKLFGLSLSSVCPDGILPKPIMDMLLLLYHEGPSTRGIFRRSANAKTCKELKEKLNSGDDVQVDGESVFVAAAVITDFLRNIPDSVLSSDMHGLWMEAVDTENRAHKIEAIKSLVNQLPEANLILLRHLFGVLHHIEQNSGVNQMNAFNLALCIAPNMLWLPSPTGPEEESRSTKKVALLVQFLIENSGEIFGGDIASLFQRADIKKSKNSAESLDIGLAQHDDSSDELEYSTCDPEGPKHHLESDDAIFEIPNSLLLDEDQEDWDLFSEITACYQSKAQTNASADSYELLEEDGSFCSIGSIRSLSPARDRCSSEPSVCLSSQLPPQSHEPVARQSSCDATIMGSHTDYVHRLRQLQMESQKLIDEGLSPGVNKARQSLWQPPQTTSRVKQLSLQKSSLSNRSSFSSLSSTTTSPSASSLSSLDSAFSYCSESSAISPTDVSSLPFMFGTSARLHAVSPTAAKRSQKEWHKSFTSPLHLCNLDSFHEGEPKAGETSHCFGEQKSFPCVSRAAMGSPFTDIDWEEEERQLSCSGCPGPALRSQDYTKEFEESPEHPAASPCSETSPQASHPQHREKTVKNIEIKGIDDCPLSQESLKRTKITFYVAPNKESSQGSQVGEEERSVTNTSSRDSPSSISEQSPSKSLQTVRVHIPQTLFYGQNTPLVLQSFSRRYPHQPTVPSLQAKHRESPQSASAPEELERQPGETAQAPTQSKGSDTFSHTIRIILPDSIRNTIRDYFKQDETEPCPMAEVEAVEKELLRSRVEWLRSQPLAEVAAEERDTAVFAEETFV from the exons ATGTCCTTCGGCACTTCTGTGATTCCATGCCCAGTGAATGAGAGCAGAGCTGACCTCCAGGAaaaagcacagcctggctccagtGTGGAGGGGCACAACGAGGTCCCCTCTTCCTGCAGAAGCAATGCTGTGGGCAAGGGCTGCCCgaggctgctggcagccag GGAAACTACTCTTTCCTCTTCCCATTCAGACAATGGGCTGCCAAGTGGGGTGTTCAGCAGCCCAGGCTCCACCTTCATCCTGGATGAGCGAGTGCAGCTAACCGTGGGCCTGCAGACCCAGGAAAGACACCTGATTTTGTTGAGTGATGTGCTGGTCATTGCCAAGTCCAA ATCCTCCTCCAGCCTGAAGCTGAAAAAGCAAGTGCATCTGAGTGAAGTGTGGACTGGCACCTGTCTCAGTGAAGTGGCAGAGAAAAAGATGAGTCCTGAGAATTCATTTGTCATTGGCTGGCCCATCACCAACTATGTTGTCACCTTCAG CTCAGCTGATGTGAAGGAACGATGGCTGTCAGAGTTGCTGGG GCATATCAATGAGGTAAAACAAAATGAGTATCTGAAGAATCTGACCCTTCAGATCGTTGTGCTGGATGATGACAACGGTTCTTCT ACTACTGAGGTCAAGGTGTCCAATGTGGAAACTGCAGAGAGTGTGATGAAGAAGACCCTTCTACAGCTTGGGCTCCCT GGCAGGACCAGTGAACACCACCTCTGGGTGGTCTCAGGAAAAGATGAGCCTGCTTATCCTCTCATTG GGCACGAGTATCCCTTCAGCATTGCCTTGAGCTGTCTCCGGGACTCTGCTGACCAGCAACAAAGAACCAACAACAACACTCTCCTGGCTGATGGGACAGAGGCTTCCTTCCTTGCTCAGctcccaaaggaaaaacagtgtCAGTTTGTCCTGAAACCCAGACTCCAGGCTCCAATGCAGCTGAGGAGAG AGTCACTGCAGAAGCACACCAAGAGGAAGAAGTCCTTGATTGACTGGGCCCTGCGCCgcagcaccagcacccccaCGGGCAGCCCTCCCTCACAGTCTCCTACCACGCCCCGCAAGCTCTTcggcctgtccctgtcctctgtCTGTCCTGATGGAATCCTTCCCAAGCCAATCATG GATATGCTGCTCCTCTTGTACCATGAAGGTCCCTCTACTAGGGGCATTTTCAGACGTTCTGCCAATGCCAAGACTTGCAAGGAACTGAAAGAGAAGCTGAACTCTGGAGATGATGTTCAGGTGGATGGAGAGTCAGTCTTTGTGGCTGCAGCTGTCATCACG GATTTTCTCCGAAATATACCTGACAGTGTTCTATCCTCAGACATGCACGGACTGTGGATGGAAGCTGTGGACACAGAAAATCGGGCACATAAGATTGAAGCTATCAAAAG TCTCGTCAACCAGCTTCCAGAGGCCAACCTCATCTTACTCAGACACCTCTTTGGAGTCCTGCATCATATTGAGCAGAATTCTGGAGTGAATCAGATGAATGCCTTTAACCTGGCTCTTTGCATAGCACCCAATATGCTGTGGCTACCGAGTCCCACTGGGCCTGAAGAGGAGAGCCGGTCTACAAAGAAG GTGGCCTTGTTAGTGCAGTTTCTGATTGAAAACTCAGGAGAGATTTTTGGGGGTGATATTGCTTCCTTGTTCCAAAGAGCTGACATAAAGAAGTCCAAAAACTCAGCAGAATCTCTCG ACATAGGCTTGGCTCAGCATGATGATTCCTCTGATGAGCTGGAGTATTCCACTTGTGATCCAGAAGGGCCAAAGCACCACCTGGAATCTGATGATGCCATTTTTGAGATACCCAACAGCTTGTTACTCGACGAGGATCAGGAAGACTGGGACTTGTTCAGTGAGATCACAGCCTGCTACCAAAGCAAAGCGCAGACCAACGCCAGCGCAGACAGCTACGAGCTCCTGGAGGAGGACGGCTCCTTCTGCTCCATCGGCTCCATCCGCTCGCTCAGCCCGGCCCGGGACCGCTGCTCCTCCGAGCCCAGCGTCtgcctcagctcccagctgcccccaCAGAGCCACGAGCCCGTGGCCCGCCAGTCCAGCTGCGATGCCACCATCATGGGCAGCCACACTGACTACGTCCACAggctcaggcagctgcagatggAGAGCCAGAAGCTCATTGATGAAGGCCTAAGCCCTGGGGTTAATAAGGCCCGGCAGAGCTTGTGGCAACCACCTCAGACCACCTCCAGGGTGAAGCAGCTCAGCCTTCAGAAATCCAGCCTGTCCAACAGGTCCAGCTTCTCCAGCCTGTCCTCTACCACCACCTCCCCATCTGCCTCCTCACTTAGCTCCTTAGACAGTGCTTTCTCCTACTGTTCAGAGTCATCAGCCATCAGTCCCACAGATGTCTCATCCCTGCCATTCATGTTTGGCACTTCTGCCAGGCTTCATGCTGTGTCTCCAACGGCTGCCAAGAGGTCCCAAAAAGAGTGGCACAAATCCTTCACATCTCCTTTACATCTGTGCAATCTGGACAGTTTTCACGAGGGTGAACCCAAGGCTGGAGAGACCAGTCATTGCTTTGGAGAGCAGAAAAGTTTTCCAtgtgtcagcagagctgccatgggAAGCCCATTCACTGACATTGactgggaagaggaggagagacaGCTGAGTTGTTCAGGGTGCCCTGGCCCAGCGCTCAGGAGCCAGGATTATACCAAAGAGTTTGAAGAAAGCCCTGAGCACccagctgccagcccatgcagtgAGACATCCCCACAGGCCAGCCACCCGCAGCACAGGGAGAAGACAGTGAAGAACATAGAAATCAAAGGCATTGATGACTGCCCTCTGAGCCAGGAAAGCCTGAAGCGCACCAAGATAACTTTTTATGTGGCCCCAAATAAAGAAAGCTCTCAGGGGTCTCAAGTGGGAGAAGAGGAGAGATCTGTGACAAACACCAGCAGCAGAGACTCACCCAGCAGCATCAGTGAGCAGAGCCCATCCAAGAGCTTGCAGACCGTGAGAGTCCACATCCCCCAGACATTGTTCTATGGGCAGAACACCCCCCTTGTCCTGCAGTCCTTCTCCAGGCGCTACCCCCACCAACCAACGGTTCCATCCCTGCAGGCCAAGCACAGAGAGAGCCCCCAAAGTGCCTCTGCTCCCGAGGAGCTGGAGAGACAACCAGGGGAAACGGCGCAGGCGCCAACCCAGAGCAAGGGCTCGGACACATTCAGCCACACCATCCGCATCATCCTCCCCGACTCCATCCGGAACACCATCAGGGACTATTTCAAGCAGGATGAAACCGAGCCCTgtcccatggcagaggtggaaGCAGTGGAGAAGGAACTGCTCCGGAGCAGGGTGGAGTGGCTCAGGAGCCAGCCTCTGGCAGAGGTGGCCGCAGAGGAGCGTGACACAGCAGTGTTTGCAGAAGAAACTTTTGTCTGA